A stretch of DNA from Microbacterium sp. LWS13-1.2:
AGATGTGGCACAGGTAGCTGCCGCCACGCAGCACCCGCGCCGCCCCCAGTGCCGGGCCGGGCGGGGCGGTGCCGGGAGAGCGGCGGTAATAGCCGGGGTCGAACCAGTCCCGGCACCACTCCCACACGTTGCCGACCGGCTGCCAGAGCCCATACCCGTTGGGTGAGAAGGTGCGCACAGGGGCAGTGGTGAGGAAGCCATCCTCGCGGGTGTTCACACCGGGGAACTGCCCCTGCCAGATATTCGCGCGCCATCCACCCTCGTCGACCTCCTCGTCGCCCCACGGGTACTTCGCCTGGTCGATGCCGCCGCGCGCGGCGTACTCCCACTCGGCCTCGGTGGGGAGGCGTCGACCGGACCACGCGCAGTAGGCCTGCGCGTCGTTCCAGCTCACGTGCACAACCGGGTGATCGCCGATCTCGTCGATCGACGAGTCCCGCCCGCCGGGATGAGCCCAGTCCGCGCCGCGCACCCCGAACCACCACGCTGTCCCCGTCGCCGGCCCCATCACATCCTGCGCCGGTGCCTGCACGGCCAGGTGGAACACGGCGGAGAACCCGAACGTCTCCGCCTCCGTGCGGTACCCGGTGGCGTCCACGAACCGGGCG
This window harbors:
- a CDS encoding formylglycine-generating enzyme family protein, translated to MGDSSGDRNPGDGEVPQHPVTLESFSIDATTVTNDAFARFVDATGYRTEAETFGFSAVFHLAVQAPAQDVMGPATGTAWWFGVRGADWAHPGGRDSSIDEIGDHPVVHVSWNDAQAYCAWSGRRLPTEAEWEYAARGGIDQAKYPWGDEEVDEGGWRANIWQGQFPGVNTREDGFLTTAPVRTFSPNGYGLWQPVGNVWEWCRDWFDPGYYRRSPGTAPPGPALGAARVLRGGSYLCHISYCNRYRNAARSQNTPDSSMGNAGFRTVAA